The Brachyhypopomus gauderio isolate BG-103 chromosome 12, BGAUD_0.2, whole genome shotgun sequence genome window below encodes:
- the slc7a6os gene encoding putative RNA polymerase II nuclear localization protein SLC7A6OS, with protein MEPSTTILRVKRKRGTDPADALLLACKRIRPESSGAQPEPAPEPEEEEGGAVENSVFKLVATVASQDAPVQTHVREVLSRPRLAHALRPSHGSSQRVITDLRSAKWSTRREERYRILSSHRAGLPEERRGQENDAQEEAEPRLSLGDVQVFDLVQEEDEDDKAPCKTVKPDPETLLCNSVKMIREKLTVSVGGVGAEHREKEDDYVYDLYYQETVTPGWIQDILSIRPYTEEGELVPEEVAWEEEVYEDDDDENEEGNWRNDYPDEEGSEDSCDEERYGGCWNEEHSYSRRSWERYQRQVMKELEDDDDEHEDREDRDSD; from the exons ATGGAGCCCAGCACCACCATTCTTCGAGTCAAACGGAAGCGAGGGACCGACCCGGCCGACGCGCTGCTGCTGGCCTGTAAGCGGATCCGTCCCGAGTCCAGCGGCGCGCAGCCCGAACCGGCCCCGGaaccggaggaggaggaggggggcgcCGTGGAGAACTCCGTCTTCAAGCTGGTGGCCACGGTGGCGTCGCAG GACGCCCCCGTGCAGACGCACGTCCGTGAGGTCTTGTCTCGTCCGCGTCTCGCCCACGCGCTGCGCCCTTCCCACGGAAGCTCCCAGCGGGTCATCACAGACCTGCGCAGTGCCAAGTGGAGCACCCGGAGGGAGGAGCGGTACCGGATCCTGTCCAGCCACCGGGCTGGGCTTCCAGAGGAGAGGCGGGGCCAGGAGAACGATGCTCAGGAAGAGGCGGAGCCTCGTCTGTCTCTGGGAGATGTGCAGGTGTTTGATCTTGTTCAGGAAGAGGACGAGGATGATAAAGCTCCTTGTAAG ACTGTGAAGCCCGACCCAGAGACGCTCCTGTGTAACTCCGTCAAGATGATTCGTGAGAAGTTGACCGTGTCTGTGGGCGGAGTTGGTGCAGAACATCGTGAGAAGGAGGACGACTACGTTTACGACTTGTACTATCAGGAGACGGTGACACCGGGCTGGATACAGGACATCTTGTCCATCAGGCCCTACACAGAGGAGGGAGAGTTG GTGCCTGAGGAGGTAGCTTGGGAAGAAGAGGTGTACGAAGACGATGATGATGAGAACGAAGAAGGCAACTGGAGGAATGACTATCCGGATGAGGAGGGCAGTGAGGACAGCTGTGATGAAGAGCGTTATGGAG gGTGTTGGAATGAGGAACATTCCTACAGCCGAAGGAGCTGGGAACGCTACCAGAGGCAGGTGATGAAGGAGcttgaagatgatgatgatgagcatGAGGACAGAGAGGATCGTGACTCTGACTGA